In Pirellulales bacterium, one genomic interval encodes:
- a CDS encoding cytochrome b N-terminal domain-containing protein: MSLGETIRNSQVWKSIFRHPMPQDRRNRIVVMLTNFFLHLHPVSIKKQGIALSYTWCMGGVTFFLFLVETVTGVLLMFYYRPTLEWAYNDILALRDVTSLGILREIHRWGAHAMVITVWLHMYRVFLTGSYKPPREFNWVVGVILLLLTLLLSFTGYLLPWDQLAIWAITVGSNMARATPVLGYEGPLQGILNVKGIDMISDASDARFMLLGARFVGEETLNRFYVLHCIGIPLAVALLLAIHFWRVRKDGGISGPL, encoded by the coding sequence ATGTCCCTCGGCGAGACGATCCGCAATAGTCAGGTTTGGAAGAGCATCTTTCGGCACCCGATGCCGCAAGACCGTCGTAACCGCATCGTCGTGATGCTGACGAATTTCTTCCTGCATCTGCATCCCGTTTCGATCAAGAAGCAAGGCATCGCCCTCAGCTACACCTGGTGCATGGGGGGCGTGACCTTCTTCCTGTTTCTGGTCGAGACGGTCACCGGCGTGCTGCTCATGTTCTACTACCGGCCCACGCTCGAATGGGCCTACAACGACATTCTCGCGCTGCGCGACGTGACGTCGCTGGGCATCTTGCGCGAGATCCATCGCTGGGGCGCCCACGCGATGGTGATTACCGTCTGGTTGCACATGTACCGTGTGTTTCTCACGGGAAGCTATAAACCTCCGCGCGAATTCAACTGGGTCGTGGGGGTGATCCTGCTCTTGCTTACTCTGCTCTTATCGTTCACGGGCTACCTGCTGCCGTGGGATCAGTTGGCCATCTGGGCCATCACGGTGGGATCGAACATGGCTCGTGCCACACCGGTGCTGGGCTACGAGGGTCCGCTGCAGGGCATCTTGAACGTCAAGGGAATCGACATGATCAGCGATGCCTCGGACGCGCGCTTCATGCTGCTGGGTGCGCGCTTCGTGGGCGAAGAGACGCTGAATCGCTTTTATGTGTTGCACTGCATCGGCATTCCGCTGGCCGTGGCGCTGTTGCTGGCGATCCACTTCTGGCGGGTGCGAAAAGACGGGGGTATCAGCGGCCCGCTGTAG
- a CDS encoding ubiquinol-cytochrome c reductase iron-sulfur subunit: MADKKKMSVADILAAARRADGGAASEPPASPPPAEESSAPVEEATAAVPAEEAASEPAPKPAAPQPAAGGARPSVKDILAAARSGGSAGAAKPAAPAPKKEVPAAAAKAAPAKKEPAEKKVAPAKAAGAKDTASILAAARNPNKAGPVSKAEAAEKGVVAKEKPAKAPLVAPPMPAKPAAVGKPPGKGAAAADADRRGILGLILGSFLGAGFTSLAATSGLWGLGAARFAFPNVLTEPPSRFKVGFPNDFPPGQVADKFKAQFGVWVVNTEWQGQQQIFALRTVCTHLGCTPNWLEGEQKFKCPCHGSGFYKDGINFEGPAPRPLERYAIRLADDGQLEIDKSRIFQEEMGQWKDPNCFVMV, encoded by the coding sequence ATGGCAGACAAGAAAAAGATGTCGGTGGCGGATATTCTGGCCGCCGCACGACGCGCGGATGGTGGCGCAGCATCGGAGCCCCCCGCGAGCCCGCCCCCCGCAGAGGAATCGTCCGCTCCGGTCGAAGAGGCGACGGCTGCCGTGCCTGCTGAAGAAGCGGCCAGCGAGCCGGCGCCGAAGCCGGCGGCCCCCCAGCCGGCCGCGGGTGGTGCTCGTCCCAGTGTGAAAGACATTCTGGCGGCGGCGCGTTCCGGCGGTTCGGCCGGCGCGGCCAAGCCGGCTGCTCCCGCGCCGAAGAAAGAGGTCCCCGCCGCGGCCGCCAAGGCTGCTCCGGCGAAGAAGGAGCCGGCGGAAAAGAAGGTGGCTCCTGCCAAGGCCGCTGGCGCGAAGGACACGGCCAGCATTCTGGCCGCCGCGCGAAACCCGAACAAAGCCGGCCCGGTTTCGAAGGCCGAGGCTGCTGAAAAGGGAGTGGTCGCCAAGGAGAAGCCCGCCAAGGCGCCGCTCGTGGCGCCCCCCATGCCGGCGAAGCCCGCCGCGGTGGGCAAGCCCCCGGGCAAGGGCGCTGCGGCCGCGGATGCCGATCGTCGCGGCATTCTCGGTTTGATTCTGGGCTCGTTCCTGGGAGCGGGCTTTACCTCGTTGGCCGCCACCAGTGGCCTGTGGGGGTTGGGGGCGGCGCGTTTTGCGTTCCCCAATGTGTTGACCGAGCCGCCGAGCCGTTTCAAGGTTGGCTTTCCTAATGACTTCCCACCCGGCCAGGTGGCCGACAAGTTCAAGGCGCAATTCGGGGTCTGGGTCGTGAACACCGAGTGGCAGGGTCAGCAGCAGATCTTCGCCCTGCGCACGGTTTGCACGCACCTGGGTTGCACGCCGAACTGGCTCGAGGGTGAACAGAAATTCAAATGCCCCTGCCACGGCAGCGGTTTTTATAAGGATGGCATCAACTTCGAGGGTCCCGCTCCGCGTCCCCTCGAGCGTTATGCCATTCGGCTGGCAGACGATGGCCAGTTGGAAATCGACAAGAGCCGGATTTTCCAGGAAGAAATGGGTCAGTGGAAAGATCCCAACTGCTTCGTGATGGTTTGA
- a CDS encoding c-type cytochrome: protein MIGSRSVRLLGLAALSLAVALLILPVLESGADEAKPEPSAEQLLTPQPRPARPALPPSVLPLKLTKGERVALVGNSTAERMNLFGHFETLLHSRFPELELVVRNFARPADEVSVRQRPSDYHKLDDPIAAFSADTYLLFFGFNESFAGPEGVEKFQADYERLLDELAQKYPRDDTGATPRFVIVSPIAFEAPADRLLPDGTRENEHLRLYRDAAAAVTKKRNLAFVDVFDSTHQLFAAEPGLQFTVNGAHVNEAGDRAVAEVLDRALFGGDHPAEIGSPAFEALRAAVNDKSWIHLQDYRMLNGWYVYGGRRTWDTETFPREYAKIRKMAEVRDRYVSDLAQGKTVSAAPDDGNTGELFTPATRFGEPRQKYSEADELRYLSPDELIESCTVPEGFEIKLFADEKQFPELAKPVQMSFDNKGRLWVSTMPSYPQWKPGDPKPADKLLILEDTDGDGRADYCQTFYDKLHCPTGFDFFNGGVLVVDQPRLIWLKDHDGDDRADEVVHLYDGFATDDTHHTVGSFETNHGGLLHMLEGIAMSTTVETPWGPFRNFGTGGAYVLDPAAHRLSHYITPGYGNPWCYIFDEWGQGIVGDGTGAVQHWDTPLSGAQRGQRQGLKPIFNNEGMRPCIGSEFLVTRQFPDDVQKQFIYACVINMNGLPRFEIHDDGAGFDGSRLKMADGQPDDLIRSTDKHFRPVDPQIGPDGALWFGDWANALIGHMQYSQRDPNRDHQRGRIYRLVAKARPLVEPVTQAGKPVPELLEQLRTYEWRTRERARRELRDRPTEEVLSAVTSWAAGLDPKDPAHDRLLTEALWIQQAHHSIDAATMEQVLALPSFQARAAATRVAADSLPDSFGILARMSQDEHPRVRTEAVRGLSFISTPESVQMLLDTAKLPLDYWTRYTLEHALSANENVWRQPFLTGQIASDNPTGQELLAHILSQSKAGGEALPYLRNLLGQETQPDEVRNKSMQALADMQGDANNGRQVFLRTCTACHKIGHDGREYGPDLSQVGKKLSKLKLVESLIDPNAEVDAKYNSTAVATSDGRIITGLLSQETETELVIFDGKDAVTIKKADIDQRETLKQSSMPEGLAGSLAPVEVLDVVEYLSGLK, encoded by the coding sequence ATGATCGGCTCTCGATCGGTCCGCCTGTTGGGACTTGCTGCGCTATCGCTTGCCGTTGCCCTGCTGATCCTTCCCGTGCTCGAGTCGGGCGCGGACGAAGCCAAACCTGAGCCGAGCGCCGAGCAATTGCTGACGCCGCAACCGCGTCCGGCCCGCCCTGCCCTGCCCCCCAGCGTATTGCCGCTGAAGCTGACCAAGGGCGAACGTGTCGCGCTGGTGGGCAACTCGACGGCCGAACGGATGAATCTCTTCGGTCACTTCGAAACGTTGCTTCACTCGCGCTTCCCCGAGCTCGAGTTGGTGGTGCGCAACTTCGCCCGCCCCGCCGATGAAGTCTCGGTTCGCCAACGTCCCAGCGATTACCACAAGCTCGACGATCCGATCGCGGCCTTTTCGGCCGATACGTATCTGCTCTTCTTCGGTTTCAATGAATCGTTCGCCGGACCTGAGGGAGTGGAAAAGTTTCAGGCCGATTACGAACGTCTGCTCGACGAGCTGGCGCAGAAATATCCGCGCGACGACACAGGCGCCACGCCGCGCTTCGTCATCGTTTCGCCGATCGCCTTCGAAGCGCCCGCCGATCGACTGCTGCCCGACGGCACACGAGAAAACGAGCATCTGCGTCTCTATCGCGACGCGGCGGCCGCCGTGACGAAAAAGCGCAACCTGGCCTTCGTCGACGTTTTCGACTCGACCCATCAGCTTTTCGCCGCCGAGCCCGGCCTGCAATTCACGGTCAATGGCGCGCACGTGAACGAGGCGGGCGATCGTGCCGTCGCCGAAGTGCTCGATCGCGCCCTCTTCGGTGGCGACCATCCAGCCGAGATTGGCTCACCCGCATTCGAGGCGCTACGCGCGGCGGTGAACGACAAGTCCTGGATCCACCTGCAAGACTACCGCATGCTCAACGGCTGGTACGTCTACGGCGGACGACGCACGTGGGATACCGAGACCTTCCCGCGCGAGTACGCCAAGATTCGCAAGATGGCCGAAGTGCGCGATCGCTACGTGAGCGACCTGGCACAAGGCAAAACGGTTTCAGCCGCTCCCGATGACGGCAATACCGGCGAGCTCTTCACTCCCGCGACGCGCTTCGGCGAACCGCGGCAGAAGTATTCCGAAGCGGACGAGTTGCGCTACCTCTCGCCCGATGAACTTATCGAGTCCTGCACGGTGCCCGAAGGTTTTGAAATCAAGCTTTTCGCCGACGAGAAGCAGTTCCCCGAACTGGCCAAGCCGGTGCAGATGTCGTTCGACAACAAGGGACGGCTCTGGGTTTCGACAATGCCCAGCTATCCGCAGTGGAAGCCGGGCGATCCGAAGCCGGCCGACAAGCTGCTCATTCTCGAGGATACCGACGGCGACGGACGCGCCGACTACTGCCAGACGTTCTACGACAAGCTCCACTGCCCGACCGGCTTCGACTTCTTCAACGGCGGCGTGCTCGTCGTCGATCAGCCGCGGTTGATCTGGCTCAAGGACCACGATGGTGACGATCGTGCGGATGAAGTCGTCCACCTGTACGACGGTTTCGCCACCGACGACACGCATCATACGGTGGGCTCGTTCGAGACGAATCACGGCGGCCTGCTGCACATGCTCGAAGGCATCGCCATGAGCACGACCGTCGAGACTCCCTGGGGTCCGTTCCGTAATTTCGGCACGGGGGGCGCCTACGTGCTCGACCCGGCCGCGCATCGTCTCTCGCACTACATCACGCCCGGCTACGGCAACCCCTGGTGCTACATCTTCGACGAGTGGGGACAAGGCATCGTCGGCGACGGCACCGGCGCTGTGCAGCACTGGGACACGCCGCTGTCGGGCGCGCAGCGTGGCCAACGTCAGGGATTGAAGCCGATCTTCAACAACGAGGGCATGCGTCCCTGCATCGGCAGCGAATTCCTGGTCACGCGACAGTTTCCCGACGACGTGCAGAAGCAATTCATCTATGCCTGCGTGATCAACATGAACGGCCTGCCGCGGTTCGAGATCCACGACGACGGCGCCGGCTTCGACGGCAGCCGTCTAAAGATGGCCGACGGTCAGCCCGACGATTTGATTCGCTCGACCGACAAGCATTTCCGCCCGGTCGATCCACAGATCGGACCCGATGGCGCGTTGTGGTTTGGCGATTGGGCGAACGCGCTCATCGGCCACATGCAGTACTCGCAACGCGATCCGAATCGCGATCACCAGCGCGGCCGGATCTATCGCCTGGTGGCAAAGGCTCGACCACTGGTCGAGCCGGTGACGCAAGCCGGCAAGCCAGTGCCGGAACTGCTCGAACAGCTTCGCACCTACGAATGGCGCACGCGCGAACGGGCACGCCGCGAACTGCGCGATCGCCCGACAGAGGAAGTCCTATCGGCCGTAACGAGTTGGGCCGCGGGACTCGATCCCAAAGATCCCGCGCACGACCGGCTGTTGACCGAGGCGCTGTGGATTCAGCAGGCGCATCATTCGATCGACGCGGCGACGATGGAACAGGTGCTGGCGCTTCCCAGCTTCCAGGCCCGAGCCGCGGCAACGCGCGTGGCGGCGGATAGCTTGCCCGACTCGTTTGGCATTCTGGCACGCATGTCGCAGGACGAGCATCCGCGCGTCCGTACTGAGGCGGTTCGCGGTTTGAGCTTTATTTCGACACCAGAGTCGGTGCAGATGCTGCTGGATACGGCCAAGCTGCCGCTCGACTACTGGACGCGCTACACGCTCGAACACGCGCTCTCCGCCAATGAGAACGTCTGGCGGCAACCGTTTCTCACGGGCCAAATCGCCAGCGACAATCCGACGGGGCAGGAACTGCTCGCGCACATCCTCTCGCAATCGAAGGCCGGCGGCGAGGCGCTCCCCTATCTGCGCAACCTGCTCGGCCAGGAGACGCAGCCCGACGAGGTACGCAACAAGTCGATGCAGGCCCTGGCCGACATGCAAGGAGACGCGAACAACGGGCGGCAGGTCTTCCTGCGCACCTGTACGGCCTGCCACAAAATCGGCCACGACGGTCGCGAGTACGGGCCCGACCTATCTCAGGTAGGAAAAAAGCTCTCCAAATTAAAACTCGTCGAATCGCTGATCGACCCGAACGCCGAGGTGGACGCCAAGTACAACTCAACGGCGGTCGCCACGAGCGACGGGCGCATCATCACCGGCCTGCTCTCCCAGGAGACGGAAACGGAACTGGTGATCTTCGACGGCAAAGACGCCGTGACGATCAAGAAGGCGGACATCGACCAGCGCGAAACGCTCAAGCAAAGCAGCATGCCCGAGGGATTGGCCGGCTCGCTGGCGCCGGTCGAGGTGCTGGACGTGGTGGAGTATCTGTCGGGGTTGAAGTAA